The Tamandua tetradactyla isolate mTamTet1 chromosome 5, mTamTet1.pri, whole genome shotgun sequence genome window below encodes:
- the MDC1 gene encoding mediator of DNA damage checkpoint protein 1 isoform X4, translated as MEDTQVIDWEVDEEEEEERASESLGYSLEPLGRLHIFGSAHGPEKGTLTVEETPRVQAGTQPQGLLLAEDSEEEVACSFLFLTDFSERCIVKESKSTSSPLATVVPESDEESASPAQGSGGPPFAFNLESDTDEEGEQPASGEVSSTSRRSATAEADGVAVELHLKKNQPSAKEVDNERKVESDTGKSDMEEDSDTDVDDDSKLTEKPADVHLERGQSSPFIDSDTDVEEEGIPATLAVVPVKKRQIFHGVSTKSPGVHLQESQAGSDADVEKGEAPPPLERSQPSIVLNSDTDDEDEISAALALSLLKESRTITGNKDVDVEEDRAQSMVLPEQSLTSAGRDSDIDMEEEELQVEKRQSLPKCHTNKDGALVLALSEKSQPLPGDSDVNVVEDKDLFGTHLERSQTSTMVNINTEVEEEVPSGPAFTHLEKHKVPEERTNKTDKEAEGNPAKVPVVHLEEAQLPPDCEMDAEEGMSLTTSAMADVRKSQLPAERDAGTEWAAAVLKRERALEAGAQGGSPVTQVEQDLLPVSRENLTHLVVGTGTPGEPTQPHREGAQTPTEREREPHVHGIKDSEDSHDDSEDLDLQATQCFVARENQSLEAVQNMEDEPTQAFLFTLPQEAGPSCCSFHTSGVLDEPWEVLATQPFCLREAEASETQHTATCSEARGTCHSLPRTTLQDQQPESPVHTEPLGIRIRGMHTMEKDMGTPRIKAERVTSEREPLERETKKLPPGEREDVLGEGELTRRIQEREQKQLLVRDPQRQESDKNMKNANTEKDMESLKVEVDTSKEIEEKEIEEQTLRREIFEREAERPATERVSEPAGLEVKIPKVILEKGTQREEDGGSQDQKGQAFFPKAEPGVGAGALQELASAPVTSGSQSGRGRVVPLSTRRQQRGHANYKMPPAEKTSRGDQKSPDACLRPSAPEASASLPTSSKPQTTSQGPKLSVPQPILSPLPLSLESPIPRTRQNGSQEVPETPMSSELEPLHAKSKVRPRGSSRMTHCPVSFTALEPHPTTHLTCQPIIPDPASQVTRGRTCRSSEMIPASVVPKALELHSTSTDQPVTPKPILQATRGRTHRSSVKIPEPVESTDLQPVTLGPILQATRGRTRRFAVKTSGPHESIAPHLQPPISTDHPVTPEPMKRATRSRAHRSSVSTPEPVIPTASELQPSASTDQPVNPEPILRATRGRTHRSSVKTSVLVESATLHLKPPITTDQPFNPGPMLQATRGRAHRSSLMSPEPMIPTAPDLQTSTSTDQSVNCEPMLRVTRGRTHRSSEMTLVPIVPTAPELQTSTSSDQPVTPEPMIRATRGRAHRSSFNTPEPIIPTASELQPSTSIDQPVTRKPILQATQGKAHRSSVKTPKPVDSTALHLELPTPTDQPVTSKPMVRATRGRVHRSSVKTSEPIVPIAPELQPSTSTEQPVIPESITRGGQSRTLRSSSVSAVPVPITPEFQPPVPTDQPVPPEPVPQAICSKRQRAIKKPESFTAPIVHEPRSVPPETKSYSSRSQRRGAVRITESSMTIPEPSFPQFLEAPSHALQIQKIEASGISGSTPESQPKVSQSRKRLLAIMDSSPLQKRSQRGEGPQKTVSLKEEEEPTERLRKEEDAVILGQGKRKRGQAEEEPKGTLSHNLRRTKANQEPTAPRVLFTGVVDARGERAVLALGGSLAGSVAEASHLVTDRIRRTVKFLCALGRGIPILTLDWLHQSRKAGYFLPPDEYVVTDPEQERNFGFSLRNALSRARERRLLEGYEVHVTPGVQPPPPQMGEIISCCGGTVLPSMPRSYKPQRVVITCSQDFPRCSIPFRVGLPLLSPEFLLTGVLKQEAKPEAFILSFLEVSST; from the exons ATGGAAGATACCCAGGTTATTGACTGGGAGGTTGacgaagaggaggaggaagagagagccaGTGAATCCTTGGGTTATAGTTTGGAGCCCTTAGGGCGACTGCATATCTTCGGCAGTGCCCATGGACCAGAAAAAG GTACCCTAACTGTTGAGGAGACACCCAGGGTACAGGCAGGAACTCAACCCCAGGGCCTTCTGTTGGCTGAGGACTCAGAGGAAGAAGTAG CTTGCTCCTTTCTATTCTTGACAGATTTTTCTGAAAGGTGTATAGTGAAAGAATCAAAGTCCACATCTTCTCCTTTGGCAACGGTAGTGCCGGAAAG TGATGAAGAGAGTGCTTCCCCTGCCCAGGGTAGCGGTGGGCCACCTTTTGCCTTCAACTTGGAAAGTGACACAGATGAAGAAGGTGAGCAGCCAGCATCAGGGGAGGTCTCTTCAACTTCCAGAAGAAGTGCAACTGCAGAAGCTGATGGAGTTGCAGTTGAACTCCACCTCAAAAAGAATCAGCCTTCAGCAAAGGAGGTGGACAATGAAAGAAAAGTAGAGAGTGATACAGGGAAATCAGATATGGAGGAGGACAGTGACACAGATGTGGATGATGACAGTAAGCTTACAGAAAAGCCAGCTGATGTCCACTTGGAAAGGGGCCAGTCTTCTCCCTTCATTGACAGTGATACAGATGTGGAAGAAGAGGGGATTCCTGCAACCCTAGCTGTGGTTCCTGTGAAGAAGAGGCAAATCTTCCATGGAGTTAGCACAAAGAGTCCTGGGGTGCATCTGCAAGAGAGCCAGGCTGGTAGTGATGCAGATGTGGAGAAGGGTGAGGCCCCACCACCTTTGGAGAGAAGCCAACCCTCCATAGTGCTCAACAGCGACACAGATGATGAGGACGAAATCTCAGCAGCACTTGCTTTGTCACTTCTCAAAGAGAGCCGAACTATTACAGGAAACAAAGATGTTGATGTCGAAGAGGACAGGGCCCAATCTATGGTCCTTCCAGAACAAAGCCTAACCTCTGCTGGGAGAGACAGTGACATAGATATGGAAGAGGAAGAGCTCCAAGTGGAAAAGAGACAGTCTCTCCCCAAGTGCCACACAAACAAGGATGGAGCTCTTGTTTTAGCACTTTCAGAAAAAAGCCAGCCTCTCCCTGGGGATAGTGATGTGAATGTTGTAGAAGATAAGGACTTATTTGGGACCCACTTGGAGAGAAGCCAAACTTCCACCATGGTGAACATTAACACTGAAGTGGAGGAGGAAGTCCCGTCAGGGCCAGCTTTTACACATCTGGAGAAGCATAAGGTTCCTGAGGAGAGaacaaataaaacagataagGAAGCAGAGGGGAATCCAGCAAAGGTGCCTGTGGTACATCTAGAGGAAGCCCAGCTTCCTCCAGACTGTGAAATGGATGCAGAGGAGGGCATGTCCTTAACAACCTCAGCAATGGCAGATGTAAGAAAGAGCCAGCTTCCGGCAGAAAGGGATGCTGGGACAGAGTGGGCTGCAGCTGTTCTCAAGCGGGAGAGAGCACTTGAGGCGGGCGCCCAGGGTGGGTCACCTGTGACACAAGTGGAACAGGACCTTCTCCCTGTCTCAAGGGAGAACTTAACACATTTGGTGGTGGGAACAGGCACTCCCGGGGAACCCACCCAGCCACATAGAGAGGGAGCCCAGACCCccacagaaagggagagagaaccACATGTGCATGGGATCAAGGATTCTGAAGACAGTCATGATG ATTCTGAAGATCTGGACCTACAAGCTACCCAGTGCTTTGTGGCGAGAGAGAATCAGAGCTTGGAAG CAGTCCAAAACATGGAGGATGAACCCACCCAGGCCTTCCTGTTTACTCTACCCCAAGAGGCTGGCCCTTCCTGTTGCAGCTTCCATACCTCCG GTGTCCTGGATGAGCCATGGGAGGTCTTGGCTACACAGCCATTCTGTCTAAGAGAGGCAGAGGCCTCTGAAACCCAGCACACTGCTACCTGCTCTGAGGCCCGAGGAACCTGCCACTCTCTACCCAGGACAACTCTACAAGACCAACAGCCAGAGAGTCCAGTTCACACAGAGCCACTGGGGATTCGAATCAGAGGGATGCATACCATGGAGAAAGATATGGGTACACCAAGAATAAAAGCAGAGAGGGTGACCTCTGAGAGAGAGCCACTGGAGAGGGAAACCAAGAAACTGCcaccaggagagagagaagatgtgCTAGGAGAGGGAGAATTAACCAGGAGGATACAGGAAAGAGAACAAAAACAGCTCTTAGTTAGAGACCCTCAGAGACAGGAGTcggataaaaacatgaaaaatgcaaatactgaaaaggacaTGGAGAGTTTGAAGGTAGAAGTTGATACATCCAAGGAAatagaggagaaagaaatagaggaGCAGACCCTTAGAAGAGAAATATttgagagagaagcagagagaccagCAACAGAGAGAGTGAGTGAGCCAGCTGGGTTAGAAGTAAAGATACCCAAAGTGATACTGGAGAAAGGTACACAGAGAGAGGAAGATGGAGGGAGCCAGGACCAGAAAGGGCAGGCCTTCTTTCCAAAGGCAGAGCCTGGGGTCGGAGCCGGAGCTCTTCAGGAACTGGCTTCAGCCCCAGTAACTTCTGGGAGCCAGTCAGGTAGAGGAAGGGTAGTTCCACTAAGCACCAGGAGGCAGCAAAGAG GCCACGCAAATTACAAGATGCCACCAGCTGAGAAGACTTCTAGG GgtgatcagaaatccccagatgCTTGTCTGCGTCCTTCAGCACCTGAAGCCTCAGCCTCACTCCCAACCTCCTCTAAACCCCAGACCACCTCTCAAGGCCCAAAACTTTCAGTTCCCCAGCccattctttctccccttccattGTCCTTAGAGTCACCCATTCCCAGGACCAGGCAAAATGGGAGTCAGGAAGTTCCAGAGACTCCCATGTCCTCAGAGCTGGAGCCTCTCCATGCAAAGTCTAAAGTCAGGCCCCGGGGTTCCTCTAGGATGACACATTGCCCAGTTTCCTTTACTGCCCTTGAACCCCACCCTACCACCCACCTCACGTGCCAGCCAATCATCCCTGACCCTGCATCTCAGGTCACTCGTGGCAGAACATGTAGGTCATCTGAAATGATCCCTGCATCAGTTGTCCCCAAAGCCCTTGAACTCCATTCTACCTCCACAGACCAGCCTGTTACTCCCAAGCCCATATTACAAGCAACTCGGGGCCGGACACATAGATCCTCTGTCAAGATCCCTGAACCAGTAGAATCCACTGATCTCCAACCTGTCACCCTTGGACCCATATTACAGGCAACTCGGGGCAGGACACGTAGGTTCGCTGTCAAGACCTCTGGACCACATGAATCCATAGCCCCTCATCTCCAGCCTCCTATCTCCACAGACCATCCTGTCACCCCAGAGCCCATGAAACGGGCAACTCGGAGCAGGGCACATAGGTCCTCTGTCAGTACTCCTGAACCAGTTATCCCCACAGCCTCTGAGCTCCAACCGTCTGCCTCCACAGATCAGCCTGTCAACCCTGAGCCCATATTGCGGGCAACTCGGGGAAGGACCCATAGGTCCTCTGTCAAGACCTCTGTTCTGGTGGAATCTGCCACCCTTCATCTCAAGCCTCCTATCACCACTGACCAGCCTTTCAATCCTGGGCCCATGTTACAGGCCACCCGGGGAAGGGCACATAGGTCTTCTCTCATGAGCCCTGAACCAATGATCCCCACAGCCCCTGACCTCCAGACTTCCACCTCCACAGACCAGTCTGTCAACTGTGAGCCTATGTTACGGGTTACTCGGGGCAGGACACATAGGTCATCTGAAATGACCCTTGTACCAATTGTCCCCACAGCCCCTGAGCTCCAGACTTCTACCTCCTCAGACCAGCCTGTCACCCCAGAGCCCATGATACGAGCAACTCGGGGCAGGGCTCATAGGTCCTCTTTCAATACTCCTGAACCAATTATCCCCACAGCCTCTGAGCTCCAGCCTTCTACCTCCATAGACCAACCTGTTACCCGCAAGCCCATATTACAGGCAACTCAAGGCAAGGCACACAGATCCTCTGTCAAGACCCCTAAACCAGTGGATTCCACAGCCCTTCATCTCGAGCTTCCTACCCCCACAGACCAGCCTGTCACCTCAAAACCCATGGTGCGGGCCACTCGGGGCAGGGTACATAGGTCCTCTGTCAAGACTTCTGAACCAATTGTCCCCATAGCCCCTGAACTCCAGCCTTCCACCTCCACAGAACAGCCTGTCATCCCTGAGTCTATAACCCGAGGTGGTCAGAGCAGGACACTAAGGTCTTCTTCAGTAAGTGCTGTGCCAGTTCCTATAACTCCTGAATTCCAGCCTCCTGTCCCCACAGACCAGCCTGTTCCCCCTGAGCCTGTCCCTCAAGCCATTTGCAGCAAGAGACAGAGGGCCATTAAGAAGCCTGAGTCCTTCACTGCTCCCATTGTCCATGAACCCCGCTCTGTACCGCCTGAAACTAAATCCTATTCTTCACGGAGCCAAAGAAGAGGAGCAGTGAGAATAACTGAGTCCTCTATGACCATTCCTGAACCTTCCTTTCCCCAGTTTCTTGAGGCACCCTCTCATGCTCTTCAGATCCAAAAGATAGAGGCATCAGGCATATCTGGGTCCACCCCAGAATCCCAGCCTAAGGTCTCTCAAAGTCGCAAGAGGCTATTAGCTATCATGGATTCATCCCCACTTCAAAAACGGTCCCAAAGAGGGGAAGGCCCCCAGAAGACAGTGTCCCTCAAGGAAGAGGAAGAACCTACAGAGAGGCTAAGAAAGGAAGAG GATGCAGTGATTCTAGGACAAGGCAAGAGAAAGAGAGGTCAAGCAGAGGAGGAGCCCAAGGGAACACTGAGCCACAATCTCCGAAGGACCAAAGCTAACCAAGAACCCACAGCCCCCAGA GTGCTCTTCACAGGTGTGGTAGATGCCCGAGGAGAGCGGGCAGTTTTGGCCCTGGGTGGGAGCCTGgcaggctcagtggcagaagctTCACACTTAGTCACTGATCGAATTCGCCGGACTGTCAAGTTCCTGTGTGCCCTGGGGCGAGGAATCCCCATCCTCACACTGGACTGGCTGCACCAG TCCCGCAAAGCTGGTTACTTCTTACCCCCGGATGAATATGTGGTAACTGATCCTGAGCAAGAGAGGAACTTTGGCTTCAGCCTTCGGAATGCCCTGAGCCGGGCTAGGGAGCGAAGGCTACTTGAG GGCTATGAGGTTCATGTAACCCCTGGAGTCCAGCCACCACCACCTCAGATGGGAGAGATCATCAGCTGCTGTGGGGGCACTGTGCTCCCCAGCATGCCCCGCTCCTACAAG CCTCAGAGAGTTGTGATCACATGCTCCCAGGACTTCCCTCGATGCTCCATTCCATTTCGGGTTGGACTGCCTCTTCTCTCACCGGAGTTCCTACTGACAGGAGTGTTGAAGCAGGAAGCCAAGCCAGAGGCCTTCATCCTCTCCTTTTTGGAAGTGTCATCCACCTGA